Sequence from the Cucumis sativus cultivar 9930 chromosome 1, Cucumber_9930_V3, whole genome shotgun sequence genome:
ACATCAAATCACACCTTGCCACGTCAATCCACCCCAAGACTATACTTAACATCACTCGCtcattacttaattaattaattaattactaatgTGGATTGTCCGCCGTTAGATTTACTATATTATCTACGGCTTgattatttaactattttatttctatcacatcacaaatataaaaagaaacaaaagaataatttggattttgccccaaaacattatttatttatttatttgcatgGGTTTTTTGAGAtttcatcaaaatattataattttaattcttacttttaaaaaatcataatttttaattaagagcACAAATCATACCTTCACGTGATTAAAACAGAATGTTACATTACAAAACTCATTTACTACATCAGCAAGTAGTTTATAAAGTATAATTAAGATTATGAAAATCATATTTGTGTCTTTTGACTTCgtcaatataaatataaataacaaattttgttcCATTTGCTAAAGTTTtggataaattattttataggggttttttttaaaatagaaagaaaaaaaaaaacaaaactgaCGGATCaatataaactatattttcatccatcataatatacatatagtCACAAATAATAGTCTATCTCGATCAATCGTACATAGATTATGTTATCTTAtttaaagtgtaaatattttatttcattttcactctatatttgaaaatagccCAAACTTCTTGGGTTGGTCATGCTTTGATATTAAACTTCTACGCCGTAATATCTCAGTTGCTATTAATAAATTGTCATACTACACATTCTTTGCTTTCAAACTTGCCTGAAATATCAAACCAAACGGTAGCCTTTAAAATAGACTACATTTCGAggagataaaataaaagccAAGTATACATTTTACCAAACCAAATATACATTttaccaaacaaaaaacaaagaagatgaagaattaCGTCACCATGAACATAATTCAACTAATTAACACATATctcaatttctattaattaagaaaaaaagtacacacaattcaaaagaataaatattagAACATAATGGCacttaataaaatcaaaataatagtGTTCATCGGcatcaaaatttatatccagattacctttttttttttttttgcctctCTCAATGAAATTCATACTCAACGTCAAgttcaaattgaattaattaaatagtgtTTGATTTCCAGCATCCCAACCATCAGTGTACAATTACTTATCTTGAAGAATACTTACAGAACAATACTACTAGCCATAGTATGGATATTATGAGGAAGAGTGCGGGATTCCTTTACAGTTCAAGATGGGAATTATGAGATTCATTCAGAAGTTAGCAATTCCAAGGGAATATAAAACTTAGCAGAAAGTGAGGAAACAGAATATGAAAGAAGACTTACAATTTGCATATATTCTATAGAAATGGCATAATTTGAATGATATGATTGAATATAGAGACATGGCCGGTTGAAGTATGTAAAGGGAAGGAAGGGGGAAAAACCAAGCAAACATGGGAGGAGATATACACAAACATCAAATTAAGTCAAGGCATTAGCACCAGCAACAATCTCCAAGATTTCTCCAGTAATCTTAGCTTGGCGCTGTCTATTATACACAATAGACAGAGTTCTCTTCAGCTCAGAAGCATTATCGGTTGCATTACTCATAGCACTCATTCTAGCAGCAAGTTCACTGGCCAATGACTCTTGCAATGCCCTCAAAATCTGGCTGTTCAAATACAAAGGCAATAAAGCATCCAAGATCTGAACTGGGTCTTGCTCGAACTCCAAAATTGGTGAAAAATCTGATGTGCTTGTCCTCACTGAATCCCTTTCTACTGTCAATTTCCCTTCCTTTGTTGTCAACCTGAAAAACTCATCTTCTGCAGCATCTACACAGACTCCATTTATATCACAGATCTCACCTTTTGGTGATAGAGGAAGAAGAGTATGAATTACAGGATCAGATTTTACCAATGACACGAATTTTGTATACAAAAGCTCTACTTTATCAACTTCCTCACTAACAAAGAGTGAAAAAACATCATCAGCTATCGCTTGAGCTTCTTTAGCTGTGGGAAGAGTACCACCTTCAAGGAACTTATCGACAGGAATGTACGGTCGGCGAAGGAAATAAGAATTACCCTTCTTTCCAACACTAATGACAGTGTAATCAAGACCAAGGGCCTTCAATTCCTTTATTCTAGCTTCAGCTTTCTTAATGATGCTATTGTTGAAACCACCACAAAGTCCTCTATCACCGGTGACAACAACTAATGCAACTTTCTTAACAGGTCTTACTTTGGTTAAAGGAACATCAACATCTTCTGTTTGAAGTTGCTCATTGATGTTGTAAAGGACTTCAACTAAGGCTTCAGAGAAGGGTCTTCCATTAACAACAGCTTCTTGAGCTCTACGGACTTTGGCAGCAGCAACAAGCTTCATAGCTTCAGTGATCTTCTGGGTGTTCTTCACCGAATCGATACGGTCTCGGAGTTCCCGAAGACCGCAATGGATTGGAGTAACTGACCATGATCGAGCAGGGGTTGAATTCTGGGAAGGAAGTTGAAAAGGGCTCAAAAAAGAGCGGAAAGACAGGGAGGATGCATCAGAAACGGTGGGTTTTGAAGACA
This genomic interval carries:
- the LOC101214408 gene encoding ATP synthase gamma chain, chloroplastic, whose product is MSCSNLTMWVSSKPTVSDASSLSFRSFLSPFQLPSQNSTPARSWSVTPIHCGLRELRDRIDSVKNTQKITEAMKLVAAAKVRRAQEAVVNGRPFSEALVEVLYNINEQLQTEDVDVPLTKVRPVKKVALVVVTGDRGLCGGFNNSIIKKAEARIKELKALGLDYTVISVGKKGNSYFLRRPYIPVDKFLEGGTLPTAKEAQAIADDVFSLFVSEEVDKVELLYTKFVSLVKSDPVIHTLLPLSPKGEICDINGVCVDAAEDEFFRLTTKEGKLTVERDSVRTSTSDFSPILEFEQDPVQILDALLPLYLNSQILRALQESLASELAARMSAMSNATDNASELKRTLSIVYNRQRQAKITGEILEIVAGANALT